The following are from one region of the Edwardsiella tarda ATCC 15947 = NBRC 105688 genome:
- a CDS encoding methylated-DNA--[protein]-cysteine S-methyltransferase produces the protein MHYDHYLSPIGPLLLVADDVGLRQLWLPNELISRVIPASWRHDGAFPLLQRTRTLLDAYFAGQRPDWHDLPLAPQGTPFQQQVWQLLCALSYGESSHYAALAERLGNPRAVRAVGGAVGRNPIAILIPCHRILGKAGNLTGYSGGLAIKQALLDLEGIPYHA, from the coding sequence ATGCATTACGACCATTACCTTTCACCGATCGGCCCGTTGCTGTTGGTCGCCGATGACGTGGGCCTGCGCCAACTGTGGCTGCCCAACGAACTGATCAGCCGCGTGATCCCCGCCAGTTGGCGGCATGACGGAGCCTTTCCCCTATTGCAGCGTACCCGCACACTGCTCGACGCCTACTTCGCCGGCCAACGTCCCGACTGGCACGATCTGCCGCTGGCGCCGCAGGGTACCCCCTTTCAACAACAGGTGTGGCAGTTGTTATGCGCCCTTTCCTATGGGGAGAGCAGCCACTATGCCGCCCTGGCCGAGCGCTTGGGTAACCCGCGCGCCGTACGCGCCGTCGGAGGCGCCGTGGGACGCAACCCGATCGCCATCTTGATCCCCTGCCATCGCATCCTCGGCAAGGCGGGTAATCTGACCGGCTACAGCGGCGGTCTGGCGATCAAGCAAGCCCTGCTGGATCTCGAAGGGATCCCTTATCACGCCTGA
- a CDS encoding arginine ABC transporter substrate-binding protein, whose translation MKKLLVCAIVAAMSFSAQAAENIRFASSATYPPFESLDANNNIVGFDIDLAKALCQEMKANCTFSNQAFDSLITALKFKRYDAVISGMDITPERQKQVAFTQPYYANSAIIIAQKGKYHSMADMKGLRVGMENGTTHQKYLQEKHPEIKTVAYDSYQNAILDLKSGRIDGVFGDTAVVNEWLKNNPQLASVGEHVTDPHYFGIGLGIAVRPGDKALLAQLNQALAAIKANGTYQKISDKWFPAS comes from the coding sequence ATGAAGAAGTTACTGGTCTGCGCCATCGTTGCTGCAATGAGTTTTAGCGCTCAGGCGGCAGAGAATATTCGTTTCGCCTCATCGGCCACTTACCCGCCATTTGAGTCCCTCGATGCCAACAACAACATCGTCGGCTTCGACATCGATTTAGCCAAGGCGCTGTGCCAGGAGATGAAGGCGAACTGTACCTTCAGCAACCAAGCGTTCGACAGCTTAATCACCGCGTTAAAGTTTAAGCGTTACGATGCCGTCATCTCCGGCATGGACATCACCCCCGAGCGGCAGAAGCAGGTGGCGTTTACTCAGCCCTACTACGCCAACTCGGCGATCATCATCGCCCAGAAGGGGAAATATCACAGCATGGCCGACATGAAAGGGTTACGCGTCGGGATGGAGAATGGCACCACCCATCAGAAATACCTGCAAGAGAAGCACCCGGAGATCAAAACCGTGGCCTACGACAGCTACCAGAACGCCATTCTGGATCTGAAGAGTGGGCGCATCGACGGGGTATTCGGCGACACGGCGGTGGTCAATGAGTGGCTGAAGAACAACCCACAGCTGGCGTCGGTCGGCGAGCATGTCACCGATCCGCACTACTTCGGCATCGGGCTAGGCATCGCGGTTCGTCCGGGCGACAAGGCCCTGTTGGCACAACTCAACCAGGCGTTGGCCGCCATCAAGGCCAACGGGACCTACCAGAAGATCAGCGACAAGTGGTTCCCCGCCTCCTGA
- a CDS encoding fimbrial biogenesis outer membrane usher protein translates to MLRLNAITLSLPLLFPAAYAMASATETFDTHFLKGTAKDRQLSQITLDPNAPYPGDYPLDIVVNGEWRGVYTLSVGQRPDNTCLSESQLHGLGLKPPTSSGDTRCIPLRQALHGGSYRFNTGLLQLDLTVPQAFVISREKGYIAPESWDRGINAFFTSYNASYYYSDYRGNGHSSNTYLNLNSGLNLFGWQLRAATSYNQRDSQHGDWNSNSAFLQRSFAPINGVLRIGDMYSASDLFAGVRFHGVRLHSDLRMLPNAKQNFTPRVRGVAQSNALVSVEQNDIIVYRQEVPPGPFSIEDLQLVGGGGDLNVSVQEADGRINRFIVPYSSLPNMLQPGVGKYDLAVGKTYLSDINDQRGFFQGSYQHGLNSLLTLYGGAQASQDYYALLLGNGFNTAIGAFSLDITHSSSRLTDRDEQRGQSYQIAYNKYLAATATQFSLAAYRYSSRHYRTLSDHLYLNDNRASPNSDWDYYRYDPGRKNNYAINLSQTLPPGWGSVFFSGTWRDYWGDGTRRQDYQVSYSNSWQQLNYTLAASQTYDQGLNSDRRVYLYFTLPLSFGEPRRSLYLSNATTFDRDGYQSNNASLSGYAGEWQQFNYSVSLNNQRQDRLTALGSNLSYRARSATLNASYSQSQDYRQTSVGISGGVVAYRGGVLFSNALTDTMAIVDAPGLRDASVNGYGYHATNGAGQALYAALTPYRENSLRLTPSPQDDTVELKGNMQKRVPYEGAVVLARFETDTRQSFYFKARRADGAPLGFGYPVNALDGEALGLVGQGGMISLRSDTLPAQVTVPLDPQAGTRCTLTLSAATLSSQTHLCR, encoded by the coding sequence ATGCTCAGGTTAAATGCCATTACCCTCTCCCTGCCCCTACTGTTTCCCGCTGCCTACGCCATGGCCAGCGCGACAGAAACCTTCGATACCCACTTTCTTAAAGGCACGGCGAAAGATCGCCAGCTGAGTCAGATTACGCTGGATCCCAACGCGCCCTATCCCGGCGACTATCCGTTGGATATCGTGGTCAACGGTGAATGGCGCGGCGTGTATACACTGAGCGTCGGCCAACGGCCCGACAATACTTGCCTCAGCGAGTCACAGCTGCACGGGCTGGGGCTTAAGCCCCCCACATCGTCGGGGGATACGCGCTGTATCCCGCTGCGCCAGGCGCTGCATGGCGGCAGCTACCGTTTTAACACCGGCCTGCTGCAGCTGGATCTGACCGTGCCACAGGCCTTCGTGATCAGCAGGGAAAAGGGCTATATCGCCCCGGAAAGCTGGGATCGTGGCATCAACGCCTTCTTCACCAGCTATAACGCCAGCTACTACTACAGCGACTACCGCGGCAATGGCCACAGCAGCAATACCTATCTCAACCTTAACAGCGGTCTAAACCTATTCGGTTGGCAGCTGCGCGCCGCCACCAGCTATAACCAGCGCGATAGCCAGCACGGCGACTGGAACAGCAACAGCGCCTTTCTGCAGCGCAGCTTTGCCCCGATCAACGGCGTGCTACGTATCGGCGACATGTACAGTGCCTCCGATCTGTTCGCGGGCGTGCGCTTTCACGGTGTCCGACTGCATAGCGATCTGCGTATGCTGCCCAACGCCAAGCAGAACTTCACCCCGCGGGTACGCGGCGTAGCGCAGAGCAACGCGCTGGTCAGCGTCGAACAGAATGACATCATCGTCTACCGTCAAGAGGTCCCGCCCGGGCCATTCTCCATCGAGGATTTGCAGTTAGTGGGCGGTGGTGGCGATCTCAATGTCAGCGTGCAGGAGGCGGATGGGCGCATCAACCGCTTCATCGTTCCCTACTCCTCTCTGCCTAACATGCTGCAGCCGGGGGTTGGCAAGTACGATCTGGCGGTGGGGAAAACCTACCTCAGTGATATCAACGATCAGCGCGGCTTTTTTCAGGGCAGCTACCAGCACGGTCTCAACAGCCTGCTGACCCTCTACGGCGGCGCGCAAGCGAGTCAGGATTACTATGCGCTGCTGCTGGGCAACGGTTTTAACACGGCCATCGGCGCCTTCTCGCTGGATATCACTCACTCCTCCAGCCGCCTGACGGATCGCGACGAACAGCGTGGGCAAAGCTACCAGATAGCCTACAACAAGTATCTGGCCGCCACGGCAACCCAGTTTTCACTGGCCGCCTACCGCTACTCGTCACGCCACTACCGCACCCTGAGCGATCATCTCTATCTTAATGACAACCGCGCTAGCCCGAACAGCGACTGGGACTATTACCGCTACGATCCGGGCCGTAAAAACAACTATGCTATCAACCTGAGCCAGACGCTGCCGCCGGGCTGGGGCTCCGTGTTTTTCTCTGGCACCTGGCGCGACTACTGGGGCGACGGCACCCGCCGCCAGGATTACCAGGTGAGCTACAGCAACAGCTGGCAGCAGCTCAACTATACCCTAGCCGCCAGCCAGACCTACGATCAGGGACTGAACAGCGACCGCCGCGTCTATCTCTACTTCACCCTGCCGCTGAGCTTTGGCGAGCCGCGGCGCTCCCTGTATCTCTCGAACGCCACCACCTTCGATCGCGATGGCTACCAGTCCAACAACGCCTCTCTGAGCGGCTACGCCGGCGAGTGGCAGCAGTTTAACTACAGCGTTAGCCTCAATAACCAGCGCCAGGATCGCCTCACCGCGCTAGGCAGCAACCTCAGCTATCGGGCCCGCTCGGCGACCCTCAACGCCAGCTATAGCCAGTCGCAGGATTACCGTCAGACCAGCGTCGGCATCAGCGGCGGCGTGGTGGCCTATCGCGGCGGCGTGCTGTTCAGCAATGCTCTGACGGACACCATGGCGATCGTCGACGCCCCGGGGCTGCGCGACGCCAGCGTCAATGGCTATGGCTATCACGCCACCAACGGCGCCGGTCAGGCGCTCTACGCCGCCCTGACCCCCTACCGCGAAAACAGCCTGCGCCTAACACCGTCACCGCAGGATGATACGGTGGAGCTGAAGGGGAATATGCAGAAGCGGGTGCCCTATGAAGGAGCCGTAGTGCTGGCGCGCTTTGAGACCGATACGCGCCAAAGCTTCTACTTTAAGGCGCGCCGCGCCGACGGTGCGCCGCTCGGCTTCGGCTATCCGGTCAACGCCCTCGACGGAGAGGCCCTGGGGCTAGTCGGTCAGGGCGGCATGATCTCCCTGCGCAGCGACACGCTGCCGGCGCAGGTGACGGTACCGCTGGATCCGCAGGCGGGCACCCGCTGCACCCTTACCCTCTCAGCCGCCACGCTGAGCAGTCAAACCCACCTTTGCCGCTGA
- the artQ gene encoding arginine ABC transporter permease ArtQ, which produces MIEFIPLVHAAGITVGLALCSLLLGLVLAMLFAVWESVRFRPLALLGTAWVTLLRGLPEILVVLFIYFGSSQLLLWLSDGIPLNLGFTTLTLQLNIDNFEVSPFLCGVLALALLYAAYGSQTLRGALKAVPQGQREAGMALGLSKTHIFFRLVMPQMWRHALPGLGNQWLVLLKDTALVSLISVNDLMLQTKSIATRTQEPFTWYCVAAAIYLLITLLSQSVLKHIESRTTRFERSAS; this is translated from the coding sequence ATGATTGAATTTATTCCCTTAGTCCATGCCGCCGGCATCACTGTCGGCTTGGCTCTCTGCTCTCTCCTGCTCGGCCTGGTTCTCGCCATGCTGTTTGCCGTCTGGGAATCGGTCCGTTTCCGGCCCCTGGCGTTGCTGGGTACCGCCTGGGTCACCCTGCTGCGCGGGCTGCCGGAGATCCTGGTGGTCCTGTTCATCTACTTCGGCTCCTCACAGCTGCTGTTGTGGCTCTCGGATGGCATCCCACTGAACCTGGGGTTCACCACCCTCACACTACAGTTGAACATCGATAACTTCGAGGTCAGTCCCTTCCTGTGCGGGGTGTTGGCCTTGGCCTTGCTGTATGCCGCCTACGGCTCCCAGACCCTACGCGGCGCGCTAAAGGCGGTACCGCAGGGGCAACGCGAAGCGGGGATGGCGTTGGGGCTCAGCAAGACGCATATCTTCTTCCGTCTGGTGATGCCGCAGATGTGGCGCCATGCCCTGCCGGGGCTGGGTAACCAATGGCTGGTGTTGCTCAAGGATACCGCGCTGGTCTCGCTGATCAGCGTCAACGATCTGATGCTGCAAACCAAGAGCATCGCCACCCGGACCCAGGAACCGTTCACCTGGTACTGCGTGGCCGCCGCCATCTATCTGCTGATCACGCTACTCAGCCAGTCTGTGCTCAAGCATATCGAGTCGCGTACCACCCGCTTTGAACGGAGTGCTTCCTGA
- a CDS encoding fimbrial protein, protein MKNGIISIAMLSGLCISSAAFAVLSPSGQLRIQGEIVGASCTMQNSDQLLQLPQVGADQFGALEAGNIYTGASAQADINIVCSDYTEGNLTLSFANSNMTDKGVIIPTRGAETGVGFQLKVKDKLIDGYNTQHTLTGTGGNYVLPITAYYHKISGTVSKGAVSSAVTYTITHD, encoded by the coding sequence ATGAAGAACGGTATTATTTCCATAGCGATGTTAAGCGGCCTTTGTATTTCGTCGGCGGCATTTGCTGTCCTCAGCCCCTCAGGTCAGCTGCGAATTCAGGGTGAAATTGTGGGCGCCTCCTGCACGATGCAAAACTCAGATCAACTGCTCCAGCTGCCACAGGTCGGCGCCGATCAGTTTGGGGCCCTCGAAGCGGGTAATATTTATACCGGCGCCTCCGCGCAGGCCGATATCAACATCGTCTGCAGCGACTACACAGAAGGTAACCTGACGCTCAGCTTCGCCAATAGCAATATGACAGACAAAGGCGTAATTATTCCGACCCGCGGCGCCGAGACCGGCGTCGGTTTTCAGCTGAAGGTCAAGGATAAGCTAATCGATGGCTATAACACCCAGCACACGCTAACCGGTACGGGCGGCAACTATGTCCTGCCCATCACCGCCTACTACCACAAAATCAGCGGCACCGTGAGCAAAGGCGCGGTGAGCTCCGCCGTCACCTACACCATTACCCACGATTAA
- a CDS encoding fimbria/pilus periplasmic chaperone, with translation MKKVLCALLCAITAWPAYATIVIYGTRIIYPAERQEITVQLANRGHKTSLIQAWIDDGDPNVPPEEVKAPFLLTPPIATITAGNGQQLRIRVLPNALPQDRESLFYLNVLDIPPDNPARSGNLLKLAMQNRIKLFYRPQGVAALGEKTVDQLSARRGAQGLTLDNRSPNHITIIALGAGEQEQLLKTTLMLSPFSQQHVAVAGLPGGVSTLTLSYLNDYGVKRQQAIPLN, from the coding sequence ATGAAGAAAGTGCTATGCGCCTTACTGTGCGCCATCACCGCCTGGCCGGCCTACGCCACCATCGTGATCTACGGCACCCGGATTATCTACCCGGCAGAGCGCCAGGAAATAACCGTCCAATTAGCCAACCGCGGCCATAAGACCTCGCTGATCCAGGCCTGGATCGATGACGGGGATCCCAATGTTCCCCCCGAAGAGGTGAAGGCCCCCTTCCTGCTGACGCCGCCGATCGCCACCATCACGGCGGGTAACGGTCAGCAGCTGCGGATTCGAGTGCTGCCCAACGCCCTGCCACAGGATCGGGAGTCGCTGTTTTACCTCAATGTTCTCGATATTCCACCGGATAACCCGGCGCGTAGCGGCAACCTGCTCAAGCTAGCGATGCAAAACCGTATCAAGCTGTTCTACCGTCCTCAGGGGGTCGCGGCGCTCGGCGAAAAAACCGTCGATCAGCTCTCCGCCCGTCGCGGTGCACAGGGTTTGACACTGGATAACCGTTCACCGAACCACATCACGATCATCGCGCTCGGCGCCGGTGAACAGGAGCAACTGCTAAAGACAACCCTGATGCTGTCCCCCTTTTCCCAACAGCACGTCGCCGTCGCCGGCCTGCCGGGCGGAGTCTCCACGCTGACCCTCTCCTATTTGAATGACTATGGCGTAAAGCGTCAGCAGGCCATTCCCCTTAACTAA
- the artP gene encoding arginine ABC transporter ATP-binding protein ArtP translates to MSIQIDGINCYYGAHQALFDITLECPAGETLVLLGPSGAGKSSLLRVLNLLEMPRSGTLGIAGHQFDFRQPPGEKAIRDLRRNVGMVFQQYNLWPHLSVMHNLIEAPCRVLGLSKEAALARAEKLLVRLRLSEFADRYPLHLSGGQQQRVAIARALMMEPQVLLFDEPTAALDPEITAQIVSIIHELSETGITQVIVTHEVEVARKTASRVVYMEQGRIIEQGDASHFIHPQTQEFAGYLSH, encoded by the coding sequence ATGAGTATTCAAATCGACGGCATCAACTGCTACTACGGCGCACACCAGGCGCTGTTTGACATTACCCTGGAATGCCCGGCCGGCGAGACGCTGGTGTTGCTCGGGCCGAGCGGCGCGGGTAAGAGCTCGTTGCTACGGGTGCTGAACCTGCTGGAGATGCCGCGCTCTGGCACCCTGGGTATCGCCGGTCATCAGTTTGATTTCCGCCAGCCTCCGGGGGAAAAGGCCATTCGCGATCTACGGCGTAACGTCGGCATGGTGTTTCAGCAGTATAACCTGTGGCCGCACCTGTCGGTGATGCATAACCTGATCGAGGCGCCCTGCCGCGTGCTGGGGCTGTCGAAGGAGGCCGCGCTGGCGCGCGCCGAGAAGCTATTGGTCCGGTTGCGTCTCAGCGAGTTCGCCGACCGTTATCCGCTGCATCTGTCCGGTGGCCAGCAGCAGCGGGTCGCCATCGCCCGCGCCTTGATGATGGAGCCGCAGGTGCTGCTGTTCGACGAACCGACCGCCGCCCTCGACCCGGAGATCACCGCCCAGATCGTCAGCATCATCCATGAGCTGTCGGAGACCGGCATCACCCAGGTTATCGTCACCCACGAAGTGGAGGTGGCGCGTAAGACCGCCAGCCGCGTCGTGTATATGGAGCAGGGTCGCATCATCGAACAGGGCGACGCCAGCCACTTTATTCATCCGCAGACCCAAGAGTTTGCCGGATATTTGTCCCATTAA
- a CDS encoding fimbrial protein, producing MKYRRYLFTALLLLSGPALSWCKLENPGLEIQLGQMLISNQDMSPGGQQVSVPLPQFSKQTVCDNYSNKRNEVHLGTPYDRGVVVKFYDNVFIEIIVHKPPQENIKLPVGSYTAAQFLDQITVTARQVAPTQTDRLAPEGQYLLESAMVISAGSGASGSLLEFLWRLLTFLSTGKWPASEHDLYQVNLNLTLDYRVTTCQFTDTLLTLPPISIGDLTQSGAVTGTIADHTLVAQCDQLSGTQTNRTLRVTLSSDTLLPENPRVVRPHVGAGGVGFILYDEQQQPITLGGAAAQPSVIRQIPQWTTLPERGFSIPIRAGYYLYDRSKVQPGQLEANVTINIDYE from the coding sequence ATGAAATATCGCCGTTACCTTTTTACCGCGCTGCTGCTGCTCAGCGGCCCGGCGCTCTCCTGGTGTAAACTGGAAAACCCGGGCTTAGAGATCCAGCTGGGGCAGATGCTGATAAGTAATCAGGATATGTCTCCCGGCGGGCAGCAGGTGTCGGTGCCGCTGCCGCAATTCAGCAAGCAAACCGTATGTGACAACTACAGCAATAAGCGAAACGAGGTGCATCTCGGCACGCCCTACGATCGGGGCGTCGTGGTCAAGTTTTATGACAACGTCTTTATCGAGATCATCGTCCATAAGCCGCCTCAGGAAAACATCAAGCTACCCGTGGGCAGCTATACGGCGGCGCAGTTTCTCGATCAGATCACCGTCACCGCCAGGCAGGTCGCCCCCACCCAGACCGATCGGCTCGCCCCAGAAGGGCAGTATCTGCTGGAGTCCGCGATGGTGATCAGCGCCGGCAGCGGTGCATCCGGCTCTCTGCTGGAGTTTCTCTGGCGTCTCCTCACGTTTCTCTCAACCGGGAAATGGCCCGCATCGGAACACGATCTGTACCAGGTGAATCTTAATCTGACGCTGGACTACCGCGTGACCACCTGCCAATTTACCGACACGCTACTCACGCTGCCGCCCATTTCCATCGGCGACCTGACGCAGAGCGGTGCGGTTACCGGCACGATCGCCGACCATACCCTGGTCGCCCAATGCGACCAACTGAGCGGGACACAGACCAACCGCACCCTGCGGGTGACCCTGAGCAGCGATACGCTGTTACCGGAGAATCCCCGGGTCGTGCGGCCGCATGTGGGAGCGGGCGGCGTCGGCTTTATTCTGTACGACGAGCAGCAGCAGCCCATCACGCTGGGCGGCGCGGCGGCTCAGCCCAGCGTCATCCGGCAGATCCCCCAGTGGACGACGCTGCCCGAGCGGGGATTCAGCATCCCTATCCGCGCCGGTTATTACCTCTATGACCGTAGCAAGGTTCAGCCTGGTCAACTGGAGGCCAACGTTACCATCAACATCGACTACGAGTAA
- the artM gene encoding arginine ABC transporter permease ArtM yields MLSYIPDLLQGLHTSLSLTVVSLLVALVLALCFTVVLTLRPRGLTLLVQGYITLFTGTPLLVQIFLIYYGPGQFAWIRETPWLWSALSQPWLCAMLALALNSAAYSTQLFYGAMRAIPNGQWQSCAALGMSKGQTLRILLPYAFKRALSSYSNEVVLIFKSTSLAYTITLMEVMGYAQQLYGRTYDVMVFGAAGVVYLCVNGLLTLMMRLIERRALAFEQRN; encoded by the coding sequence ATGTTGAGCTATATTCCCGACTTATTGCAGGGGCTGCACACCAGCCTGTCATTGACCGTGGTCTCCCTGCTGGTGGCCCTGGTGCTCGCGCTCTGTTTTACCGTGGTGCTGACCCTGCGGCCACGGGGGCTGACGCTATTGGTACAGGGCTACATCACCCTGTTTACCGGCACCCCGCTGCTGGTACAGATCTTCCTGATCTACTACGGGCCCGGGCAGTTCGCCTGGATCCGCGAGACCCCCTGGCTGTGGAGTGCGTTGTCACAACCCTGGCTGTGCGCCATGCTGGCGCTGGCGCTGAACAGCGCGGCCTACAGTACGCAACTGTTTTACGGCGCGATGCGCGCGATCCCGAATGGCCAGTGGCAATCCTGCGCGGCGCTGGGGATGTCCAAGGGACAAACCCTACGCATCCTACTGCCGTATGCCTTTAAACGCGCCCTCTCCTCCTACTCCAACGAGGTGGTGCTGATCTTCAAGAGTACCTCGCTGGCGTACACCATCACCCTGATGGAAGTGATGGGCTATGCCCAGCAGCTGTACGGGCGAACCTACGACGTGATGGTGTTCGGTGCCGCCGGGGTCGTCTACCTGTGCGTCAACGGCTTGCTCACCCTGATGATGCGCCTGATCGAACGCCGCGCCCTGGCCTTCGAACAGCGTAACTAG
- the artJ gene encoding arginine ABC transporter substrate-binding protein has product MKKIIIAAMLAGISVSASANETIRFAAEASYPPFEFMDAQNKMQGFDIDLANAICTQIKATCTFSNQSFDSLIPSLKFKRIDAVISGMDITPERQKQVDFSQPYYDNSALFIAEKGKVADVAALKGKRVGIQNGTTHQKYLMDKHPELTPVPYDSYQNAILDLKNGRIDAVFGDTAVVNEWLKQNPNLAPVGSKVTDADYFGSGLGIAVRKGNSKLLEQFNQALNQLKQDGTYQTIYDKWFQK; this is encoded by the coding sequence ATGAAAAAAATCATAATTGCTGCGATGTTAGCCGGTATCAGCGTCTCTGCCTCGGCAAACGAAACCATTCGCTTCGCCGCCGAAGCCTCGTATCCGCCGTTCGAGTTTATGGACGCGCAGAATAAGATGCAGGGATTCGATATCGATCTGGCCAACGCCATCTGTACCCAGATCAAGGCCACCTGCACCTTTAGCAATCAGTCTTTCGACAGCCTGATCCCGAGCCTGAAGTTCAAGCGGATCGATGCCGTGATCTCCGGGATGGACATCACGCCTGAGCGCCAGAAGCAGGTCGACTTCTCTCAGCCCTACTATGACAACTCGGCCCTGTTCATCGCCGAGAAGGGCAAGGTCGCCGATGTGGCGGCGCTGAAGGGCAAGCGGGTCGGTATCCAGAACGGCACCACCCATCAGAAGTACCTGATGGACAAACATCCAGAGCTGACGCCCGTGCCTTACGACAGCTACCAGAACGCCATCCTCGATCTGAAGAATGGCCGTATCGATGCGGTCTTCGGCGACACGGCGGTGGTCAACGAGTGGCTGAAACAGAACCCGAATCTGGCGCCGGTTGGCAGTAAGGTGACCGATGCCGACTACTTCGGCAGCGGCTTGGGCATCGCGGTGCGCAAGGGCAACAGCAAGCTACTGGAGCAGTTCAACCAGGCGCTGAATCAGCTCAAGCAGGATGGCACCTACCAGACCATCTATGACAAGTGGTTCCAGAAGTAA
- the rlmC gene encoding 23S rRNA (uracil(747)-C(5))-methyltransferase RlmC encodes MHCAQYQAGRCHSCQWLSLPYSRQLDDKQHHLAALLDDQPVGEWLPACPSAEQAMRNKAKMVVTGSVERPLLGMLTREGEGVDLCDCPLYPASFAPVFAVLKAFIPRAGLTPYNVARRRGELKYLLLTESRLNGEMMLRFVLRSENKLAQLRQALPWLQAQLPQLAVISVNLQPVPMAILEGEQEIFLSEQQALEESFNGVPLYIRPQSFFQTNPAVAEALYAEARDWVRALGVTAMWDLFCGVGGFGLHCATPEMALTGIEISAEAIACARRSAARLGLEKVSFAALDSTAFADEHGQAPQLVLVNPPRRGIGVALCDDLRRMAPPYILYSSCNAQSMAQDIACLESYRIAKIRLFDMFPHTAHYEVLTLLVHQRVQA; translated from the coding sequence ATGCATTGTGCCCAGTATCAGGCGGGTCGCTGTCATTCCTGTCAGTGGCTTTCCCTTCCCTATTCCCGTCAGTTGGACGATAAACAGCACCACTTGGCCGCGCTGCTAGACGATCAGCCGGTGGGTGAGTGGCTGCCGGCGTGTCCCAGCGCCGAACAGGCGATGCGTAACAAGGCGAAGATGGTGGTTACGGGCAGCGTCGAGCGTCCGTTACTGGGCATGTTGACGCGTGAGGGCGAGGGGGTGGATCTGTGCGATTGTCCGCTCTATCCCGCCAGCTTTGCCCCGGTGTTCGCCGTGCTGAAGGCCTTCATCCCGCGCGCCGGTCTGACTCCCTATAACGTGGCGCGTCGGCGTGGCGAATTGAAATACCTGCTGTTGACGGAGAGCCGTCTCAATGGCGAGATGATGCTTCGCTTCGTGCTGCGCTCCGAGAACAAGTTGGCGCAGCTGCGCCAGGCGTTGCCGTGGTTGCAGGCACAGTTGCCGCAGCTGGCGGTGATCAGCGTCAACCTGCAGCCGGTGCCGATGGCGATTTTGGAAGGGGAGCAGGAGATCTTCCTGAGCGAGCAGCAGGCGTTGGAGGAGTCCTTCAACGGCGTGCCGCTCTATATCCGCCCGCAGAGTTTTTTCCAGACCAATCCCGCGGTGGCCGAGGCACTCTACGCCGAGGCACGCGACTGGGTACGCGCGTTGGGCGTGACGGCGATGTGGGATCTCTTCTGTGGCGTCGGCGGCTTTGGCCTGCACTGTGCCACGCCCGAGATGGCATTAACCGGCATTGAGATCAGCGCCGAGGCCATCGCCTGCGCGCGGCGTTCGGCTGCGCGTTTGGGGTTGGAGAAGGTGAGCTTTGCCGCCCTCGATTCCACCGCCTTTGCCGACGAGCATGGCCAGGCGCCGCAGTTGGTGCTGGTTAATCCGCCTCGGCGAGGCATCGGTGTGGCGTTGTGCGACGACCTCCGGCGCATGGCGCCCCCCTATATTCTCTACTCCAGCTGTAACGCTCAGAGCATGGCGCAGGATATTGCCTGTCTGGAGAGCTACCGCATCGCCAAGATCCGTCTGTTCGACATGTTCCCGCATACTGCCCATTACGAGGTGTTGACGCTGTTGGTGCATCAGCGCGTTCAGGCGTGA